One segment of Castanea sativa cultivar Marrone di Chiusa Pesio chromosome 3, ASM4071231v1 DNA contains the following:
- the LOC142627995 gene encoding large ribosomal subunit protein eL18x, with protein MGIDLVAGGKVKKSKRTAPKSNDIYLKLLVKLYRFLVRRTGSNFNAVILKRLFMSKVNKPPLSLSKLIRYMEGKDGKIAVVVGTVTDDIRVYEVPALKVTALRFTETARARIEKAGGECLTFDQLALRAPLGQNTILLRGPKKGREAVKHFGPAPGVPHSHTKPYVRAKGRKFERARGKRNSRGFRV; from the exons ATG GGGATTGATTTAGTCGCAGGAGGCAAGGTCAAGAAGAGCAAGCGTACGGCTCCAAAGTCCAATGATATATACCTTAAACTCCTCGTCAAG CTTTACCGGTTCCTTGTTCGGAGAACTGGCAGCAATTTCAATGCGGTGATTCTCAAGCGCTTGTTCATGAGCAAAGTAAACAAGCCTCCACTTTCATTGTCTAAGTTGATCCGATATATGGAAGGAAAg GATGGCAAGATTGCTGTGGTTGTGGGAACTGTGACTGATGATATTCGGGTTTATGAAGTTCCTGCTTTGAAGGTTACAGCACTTAGGTTTACTGAGACTGCAAGGGCCAGGATTGAGAAGGCAGGCGGTGAGTGCTTGACGTTTGATCAGCTGGCGCTAAGGGCTCCATTGGGACAGAACACG ATTCTTCTTAGAGGTCCAAAGAAGGGTCGTGAAGCAGTGAAACATTTTGGTCCTGCTCCTGGTGTGCCACACAGCCACACCAAGCCCTACGTGCGAGCAAAGGGAAGGAAGTTCGAGAGGGCTAGAGGAAAGAGGAACAGCAGGGGATTTAGAGTTTAA
- the LOC142627996 gene encoding uncharacterized protein LOC142627996, producing the protein MFKKFSSEEVSAQNQVKASVQRKIRQSIAEEYPGLEPVLDELLPKKSALVVAKCQNHLNLVLVNDVPLFFNIRDGPYMPTLRLLHQYPNIMKKFQVDRGAIKFVLAGANIMCPGLTSPGGALDEEVEAETPVAIMAEGKQHALAIGFTKMSAKDIKSINKGIGVDNMHYLNDGLWKMERLN; encoded by the exons ATGTTCAAAAA ATTTTCCTCCGAAGAAGTCTCTGCACAAAATCAAGTCAAGGCATCTGTGCAACGTAAAATTCGACAAAGTATTGCGGAGGAG TACCCAGGACTAGAACCAGTGTTGGATGAGTTGCTTCCAAAGAAGTCCGCTCTTGTTGTTGCTAAATG TCAAAACCATCTAAATCTGGTTTTGGTGAATGATGTGCCGCTGTTTTTTAACATTCGTGATGGACCATACATGCCTACCCTACGACTCCTTCATCAAT ATccaaatataatgaaaaaatttcaagttgaCCGAGgtgcaataaaatttgttctTGCTGGTGCCAACATAATGTGTCCTGGTCTTACATCTCCTGGTGGTGCTTTGGATGAAGAGGTGGAGGCAGAAACTCCTGTG GCCATTATGGCTGAAGGAAAGCAACATGCCCTTGCAATTGGATTTACAAAAATGTCAGCAAAAGACAT AAAATCAATCAACAAGGGAATTGGAGTGGACAACATGCATTATCTTAATGATGGTCTTTGGAAG ATGGAGCGACTTAATTGA
- the LOC142626961 gene encoding bidirectional sugar transporter SWEET17-like isoform X2, translated as MASLSFIVGIIGNIISILVFTSPIKTFWQVVKKKSTENYKSTPYITTLLSTSLWTFYGLLNPDGLLVTTVNGAGTVFQFIYVTLFLIYAPQDKKVKTAKLAALLNVGFLGLVIAVTLLAIPGSVRLTVVGVLCAGLTIGMYASPLSIMRTVIKTKSVEYMPFFLSFFLFLNAGIWSTYALLVKDFYIGVPNAVGFVLGSIQLIIYAIYNKKSISKKSLEMMEEEGSAHFVKENEMGAFEDDEVANVKIRNLHKGSSLPKQSVNRQYSFQRILKTLSLSPYERHPSWPHEEDVGK; from the exons ATGGCTAGCTTGAGCTTCATCGTTGGCATTATTG GCAATATAATTTCAATACTGGTTTTTACTTCTCCCAT aaagacATTTTGGcaggtggtgaagaagaaatcAACTGAGAATTACAAAAGCACTCCATATATAACTACTCTACTGAGCACAAGTTTATGGACCTTTTATGGACTTCTTAATCCAGATGGTTTACTTGTAACCACGGTTAATGGAGCTGGCACAGTCTTTCAATTCATATAtgtcactctctttctcatctatGCTCCCCAGGATAAGAAG GTCAAGACGGCAAAGTTGGCGGCCTTATTGAATGTGGGATTTCTTGGGTTAGTAATTGCAGTAACTCTTCTAGCAATTCCAGGAAGTGTCCGACTTACCGTTGTTGGAGTTTTATGTGCTGGATTAACCATAGGCATGTACGCATCACCTCTATCAATTATG AGAACAGTGATAAAGACCAAGAGCGTGGAGTACATGCCCtttttcctctcattttttcTATTCCTTAACGCTGGTATTTGGTCTACTTATGCTTTGCTTGTCAAAGACTTCTATATTGGA GTACCAAATGCTGTTGGCTTTGTGTTGGGGTCAATTCAGCTAATCATATATGCAATCTACAACAAGAAGTCAATTTCGAAAAAATCATTGGAGATGATGGAAGAAGAGGGCTCTGCCCATTTTGTCAAAGAAAATGAGATGGGAGCATTTGAGGACGATGAAGTGGCCAATGTAAAAATTCGAAACCTCCACAAAGGAAGCAGCCTCCCAAAACAATCTGTAAATCGACAATATAGCTTCCAAAGGATCTTGAAGACACTTTCTTTGAGTCCATATGAAAGACACCCTAGTTGGCCCCATGAAGAAGATGTTGGAAAGTGA
- the LOC142626961 gene encoding bidirectional sugar transporter SWEET16-like isoform X1 gives MASLSFIVGIIGNIISILVFTSPIKTFWQVVKKKSTENYKSTPYITTLLSTSLWTFYGLLNPDGLLVTTVNGAGTVFQFIYVTLFLIYAPQDKKVKTAKLAALLNVGFLGLVIAVTLLAIPGSVRLTVVGVLCAGLTIGMYASPLSIMVPNAVGFVLGSIQLIIYAIYNKKSISKKSLEMMEEEGSAHFVKENEMGAFEDDEVANVKIRNLHKGSSLPKQSVNRQYSFQRILKTLSLSPYERHPSWPHEEDVGK, from the exons ATGGCTAGCTTGAGCTTCATCGTTGGCATTATTG GCAATATAATTTCAATACTGGTTTTTACTTCTCCCAT aaagacATTTTGGcaggtggtgaagaagaaatcAACTGAGAATTACAAAAGCACTCCATATATAACTACTCTACTGAGCACAAGTTTATGGACCTTTTATGGACTTCTTAATCCAGATGGTTTACTTGTAACCACGGTTAATGGAGCTGGCACAGTCTTTCAATTCATATAtgtcactctctttctcatctatGCTCCCCAGGATAAGAAG GTCAAGACGGCAAAGTTGGCGGCCTTATTGAATGTGGGATTTCTTGGGTTAGTAATTGCAGTAACTCTTCTAGCAATTCCAGGAAGTGTCCGACTTACCGTTGTTGGAGTTTTATGTGCTGGATTAACCATAGGCATGTACGCATCACCTCTATCAATTATG GTACCAAATGCTGTTGGCTTTGTGTTGGGGTCAATTCAGCTAATCATATATGCAATCTACAACAAGAAGTCAATTTCGAAAAAATCATTGGAGATGATGGAAGAAGAGGGCTCTGCCCATTTTGTCAAAGAAAATGAGATGGGAGCATTTGAGGACGATGAAGTGGCCAATGTAAAAATTCGAAACCTCCACAAAGGAAGCAGCCTCCCAAAACAATCTGTAAATCGACAATATAGCTTCCAAAGGATCTTGAAGACACTTTCTTTGAGTCCATATGAAAGACACCCTAGTTGGCCCCATGAAGAAGATGTTGGAAAGTGA